The Quercus lobata isolate SW786 chromosome 4, ValleyOak3.0 Primary Assembly, whole genome shotgun sequence genome segment CATGATCAAGCATTTAAcattactcatttttcttttattattgtcactaacttatttttgccgtactcatatcgttgtgttttttTCCTTACTGAGAAGGTGGATTAATCATTGTTTTTGTTAGCAGCAAATATATTCTTCttattgtattatattatacCGTCTTGCAAGTGACAGCATCTTCTACCGTGGGCACGTGATCATGATCATAGAAATAGGGGCTCTAGCTTGCGCAGAAGCTGGCTTGAAGTGAGCTTCAGTCAAGTCAGTCTTGACTCTCCTACCCCAGAACTATTGGGCCATAACGCGGCAGGAAGTAGTCCAGTCTGAAAGCACAGAAAGGCCCACCGCAacatatatctttattttttataatgaaaagCACGTGTCTTACATACAATGATACATATGAAACCCAACCTagttgtttcaaaaaaaaaaaaaaaaaaatgcagatagTCTCAACTCTCAGGCCATTGTTCTATTGCTTGACTTTAATGGTTGGACTAGTAAGTTTCCTGACAAATCAGTTTCAGTTCCATGTTTAAAATGAAATCCACCAAGCCGATGTCTTCACTTATTTTGACAATGATCCGGTGGCCTATTTTTTAGGCCGTCGGTTTTCAAATGTGTAAACCAAAGTATGATTTGTTTAAATGCCAAAGCCCATGTCTTCATTAGAAAGTTGACTCatcttttctcactttctttttatttatttatttgtaaaatatgaTCCCAACACTTCTCTTGAAATAAATTCGGAAAGATTAATTTTACATTTGTTATCCAATATTAACTTAAATGGGTCACTTTTAGCATGCTACACATAACAAAATTGATCTTATTAATCACTTAATACACTTCTTGTTAATTTCGTTATCATTACTAGCGATGGAAGCAgcttgaaaatgaaaaattatcttGTCTAGAAAGGGCTTCTAGCGAGATCGCTAAgatgttaaaaataatttagaagaaattaTCATTTTGGTCTTAACATCTACCATATGTGTCAAATTAGTCCCTTGTATTTTGAAATGTATCAGTTTAATCTCTCACCTTTTGTGTCAAAATTGTCTGTCCTTTAGTAGTGGATGGAAAATGTTGACCTAGTTAATCATGATACTCTATTAAATAATGCTAGAGGTATTTCATATTTTACTACAAGTCATATCCTTTACAAAACTGAGATGACATGTTACCACATCAACTATTAACCACTAAATTACCAATTTATAtgttcataataaaaataaaaataaaaataaaaataaaaataaaaattcttaacCAGCGAAATCACCCTAATCTCACTTGTCATATCCGTCCAAAATTTCCTTCTCACTGTCAGCATCATTCTCAATTTGCTCACTAGCAATCAAATTTTGACAATTCATATCCTCCTGAGTCCTCACATATAATCACTGCATCATTGAGTAATCTCCATCTCACCTAGCGCCACCAATTGTTTTTTCCACTTGGATTACTATCTTTCAATGGAacattaaaaaggaaaatattctGATGTATTATCAGACTCTAgaactctactttttttttttttttttttttttttttttttttttttgctaaagaaaaatatgataaacaTTCAAAACGCAAACaaatagaaagaaacaaagattaTAGATTATACGGGGATTGAATGAGAAATCTTATATGTAACTGTACTGTAAGTATTGCTTTTCATAACAATATCAAATAGATCCATTTGAATTATTTCAAcgtgtaaaattttttaacatCAAATAAAGGACTCTATTCAAATCTCACCAATATATAATTAtacataattatatttaaaaaaaattattgatgtatctaataataaaaaacaattacaatgtcataaatttcaaatattatctcacatatatatatatatatatatatataaacaaaacaacaaggaataaaaaaatcaatcaaacaaacaaacaaacaaaagtaCCTACGTAATCGATTTCTGCGGGTCAATTTAGAGAAATAGGCCTTTATCATCATTTCATTATTGACGGGAAGACTCGTGAATTCTCTGGAACTTCAATCTATTGGGTGTATCTTTATAATGAAAGGATAACAGCaacaaaagtgaaaaagagaaaCGCTCGCTGCTGGGGCCTCCTATCATTTAGGAGCGCCCAGTTACTTTCATACTTTAACAAAGTCCAAAGCACACGCAAAGCAAAGAATgagataatatattaataattgtaTACTGTGGGCGAGGATGACCCATTCTCCACCAGAGTGATAAAATAGTATATTGTTTAAGTGCTACTCGAACTAATTGTCTTTTCTAATCAAAAGATCAAAACCACTTATTTAATTGAATTGGAAAACCTCGACTGAAATTTTGTTACTCAAAATCATGTTGTTTATACAATTCCAATTAATAAATCtatgtattatattattatattatttttcgcAAGGGCACCTatgtctttatatatatatatacaaaatttatatataatatacctTAGgtaatgttttttaaattatcttCTTAATATTCTGTCATATGAtcacttaactaaaaaatacatttccatTTCATGAGAAAAAAGTCATATAtcagaatcttaaaaagaaaatctaaaaaataacatCTAAATATTATACTTAAATTatgtcttttatatatatatatatatatatatttatacatatatatatatatagagagagagagagaaatggtactttttaaatttttagtgtcaactatttattatttttaagtgaCTGAATATTTTGTATACTGTTacattttaagaataaaataaattcttaatattaaaatgaattcTCTCTATTTCAGGTAATATAGAGAGAATCTTGTTGTAAGATTCATCACcaactctataaaaaaaataataataataaaaaactctaAAAGCGAGTCGGTGCTTTGTTTTGAAGAATTTTACAAGCGTGctatttcataaatttttgtCTTCAGGCTCTCAACAAAATAAGATATTGACAATATATCATTTTAGTAGACatttcaatttgagatgaaCAAATAAGTAATGCGAGCATGGCATTTTGAATGTGAAAGACTTTCACACACAACTCCTCATATATTTTACGTGAATGTATTGAGACTAATTGCTGTTAgctgttaaatattagcatcgagatgtgttataccatgttatgTATGCTAGAGTAGATGCGGAAGGGGAAGCATAGCagaggaacactgagaacacgagggttacgtggttcagccttgacggcctacatccacagaggaatcccttaagggttacatctttattatatgagagtgtagtacaataacttcctatgttacaatgaaccctaacatgagtatatataggcgactaaaccctagattactagtacaagcaggaatgggcttgggcctattacattgggctaatatgtctaatatatatctctaacaccctccctcaaactcaaggcggaagcttgatgaagacttgaggttggataaacatgagaagatcacttgaaGATGCCTTGTaaaatgcctttgaagaaaccacaatgaaaAATGTGCCAAATATCCAATTTCGgagtttcaaatgaagaaacggaggccaaaatcggaatctacgcgaaaaactgagcaagataggcccttttggaaattttgacttttggtcaaaggtcaacgcagaaagtcaaagtcaactggtccagagtcaaagtcaacagtcaaagtgctcacgggtcagatccgggtggtccgggtcgggtcggtccgggtcaacgacgtggtgctgacgagacgacactgctgacgtggctgatgacgtgtcgctgacgtggactagggctgacgtggcatgatgacgtggactagggctgacgtggcatGATGACGTGGATAGGTGACGTCATCCGATGACGTCACAAGTCATAGCAGCAGCTCTTCGGCGCGTGTTCTATTCCTCCGGCGCGTGTCTGGAACTTCCGAAGGCACGTGGAGGCGCGTGCGAGGGAGATTGATGCTCGGACTTCGGTGGTTTGGCAGATCGGCGAGCTGCGAGGCCGTCATGGCGGCGCGTGTACCAAGAAGAAACTGACCCTGTGAAATCGGCGGCGCGTGGAGAAGTCGCTAGAAACTGCGCTAgcgcgtggtggcgcgtgcAGCGTCGTATGACCACCAGATTCTTAGGCGAAGTAGATCGGTGGACGAGGAGGCCTTCATGGTGGCGCGTGTACCAAGAAGACGATCTGAAAGTGATGAATCTGAGGCGGCGCGTGGGAATTTTCTGGAGGCTTCTgtggcgcgtggaggcgcgtggcAGGGCTTCGGGAGACCGAATTTCTGGGTTTTCCTCACGAGAGGCCGAGGAGCACGTCTGTGGTGTTGGTTTCGACaggcgaaggcttgatgtgcacAGATCTGAAAAGTTAAGTCACGgctttgcttgagtttgtggatCTTGGACACAGCAGTGAGCCGTGGCGGCTGCGAGATGCcgtggagtctagatccagcAGACAAGCATATGTGACTTCTGATGGTGATGTGCACGTGAGAATCTTCTTTGTTGtgtagagatgtttgtttgatgccaagaacgaaacctggctctgataccatgttaaatattagcatcgagatgtgttataccatgttatgTATGCTAGAGTAGATGCGGAAGGGGAAGCATAGCagaggaacactgagaacacgagggttacgtggttcagccttgacggcctacatccacggaggaatcccttaagggctacatctttattatatgagagtgtagtacaataacttcctatgttacaatgaaccctaacatgagtatatataggcgactaaaccctagattactagtacaagcaggaatgggcttgggcctattacattgggctaatatgtctaatatatatctctaacattagcATTTCCTACacgcataaaaaaataaaaaaaataaattcgcAATTAGCATATTGTTATATATTGTCAGTATGTTCTATCATTATTTTGACATTATAAAGATGTAACCGGCTAGGCTTGTGGATTTAGTTCATCAAATCGAACTACGTTAGCTCATGTATTCTATTATTCTCTTGAAATTTAATGGATAATATATATAGTCATATATCATTATTGATGGCCAGCTCACATAAAAATAGTAGCACCATCttcttccaaaaaattttattcataaaacattaaaatatattattcttaCATTTCCTGAtatttgttttctaaaaatcaaaattaaaaatgatgttTTAGAAATGTTTATGCACAGGATGTTTATAAACTTGAACATTATGAATGGtggaatataaataaataaataaaatttaaagaggGAATTTGTATTTCCTTTTTTCATGGTTAAATTCCAGGCCAAATTCACATACACtcagaaaagaaattaaaaaataaataaaatacaaccAAATCAATCTTACGAAAttcttcaccaaaaaaaaaaaaaaaaattcaatcttatGAAAGATAaatgttgtttattttaaaGATTCTTGACCAATCACTGCACACAGTTTTTACATAATTTGAGCAAACCAAAAGCTAATTAAGCCAAGACATCACCTTCACCGTCACAAATTGCCTTCTCTTTGTGTTCTTCCTCGTCCATTGTATCACAAAGTGCTCTACCTCTTGTCTCTGGTAAACAAACTGCAAACAGCCCACAACAGCCTATCACCAACCCAAACACCCCATAGGATGAAATTCCATCTCTTCTATCAGCAGCCACTAGGATCGGACCAAACACACCACCAAACACAACTGCTTGTCTCACCAACGAAGCAGCTGTGTTCCTCACAGAAGTAGGGAATAACTCTATTGTGAATATGAGTAATATATCGAAAGCGGTACAAGCACTGAAGAAGGATACTAGCTCAAGTCCAATCTGCAATCTTGTCCACACCTCACCTTTCAAAGCACACATAATACTGAAAATCCCACTAAGAGTAGTGAAAGCAAGCACAGAAAATTTTCTGTTCAACTTACCTATAAGCAACATAGTGATCAATGAAGATGGTATCTCAGCTAAGGCATTTAATGTCACACTCAAGTAGAGATTGAATGATAAGTTTCCTAGGCCTAACGGCATGCCATAGTACACCATTCCAACCCCAAAACCTATCACCAAAACCGGTAACAACCTTCGGAAAGCCCATCTTTTCTGCACCAACATCTTTATAGTCGAGAAAACATTCCCATTATTCCATCTTTCTTCCTGAAACGAAACCTCAGAGAAGCTCCAAGTTAAACAACTACTATGGCTAGGTGTTGCAATGCTTTTCAACGTGGCAACTGCTTCCTCTTTTCGTCCACGCACAAAGAGCCATCTAGGAGACTCGCGAACAAAGAAGTGAACCAGCATAGAATAAAAGATTCCTGGGATAGAAGTCCATAAATAAAGAGATCTCCAAGATGAACCTCTATTCAAATAAGCTATAGCAGGTAGTGATAAGAACCCAATTGTGAAACAAAAGAACCCTATCACACCCACTTGGCCTCGCCACCTTTTACCCACAAGCTCAGCTGTTAACACAAGTGCAGAAGTTCCAATTGTTGCACGgccaaacccacaaaccaatCTTAAAGCCGAGTAAACCCATATGTTGGTGGAGAAGACAGTAAGCAAAGAAGATAGGGACATGGTTAGGCATGAAAGAAAGATCATGTTTTTGCGACCAAGTGAGGAATCAGCAAGTGTAGCAAGAACGAATCCACCCACTAGGCAACCCATGAAGAAAGATGATGCAGGCAAGCCAGTGATAATGGAAGAAGAACATTCTAACTTCCATTCTGATATGATTGATGTATAGGAAGGCCAATCCCATGCCCATGAATTTTTTGGAAGATAGCAAATGTTGGAGACGGAGTCGCAACCATGTTGATGAGTAGTACAGTGCCATGTTGGGTATGCATCAGTGAAGACACTAATGAATGTTTGTTGTGCATCAAATAGCCATGCCAAGGATACAAGTAGAGTTTGGAAGAATTGGGCCCACCCAAATACTCCTATACACTGTTCAATGGAGGAATCAAGGGATGGACGGTGTTTCTCTAGAGGTGGGGTGGTGCTTTGTGACTCGGCGGAATTGGGTTGGGAGAGAAGTGGTGTTGAATCGGCCATTTGGAACTATGTTTATGAAAAGGCAGAATTGGAGTGAGAGATGTGTGAATGAATAAAGgcttttatagtttttttaggCTAAGGTGGGGCGAGAGTCTAAAACTGTGTGCCACGTCTAGCATCTATGTATGACACATCACACATTGTAGCATCTATGTCTATGTATGACTCATTACTTAACCTTGGGGAAAATACTGTATGGGTTTTGATTGTCATGCATCCATTGTTTCCTtcttcatgaatttttttttttttttttccagctacttctatactttaaaatttaataaattttcatcaattttgaatatatgtttgaaataatggataatattttatttgatcttTGAAAGACCAACTACagttttttaaattctaatttgatctaatatttattgaataatGTTGTCGCTAATGCATAGCAGATTATACTGAGCATTCTAtaattattctctctttttttgataggattctcatcatttttaattttgatttttagataTGAAATACAAATATTAGGAAATGTATGactaatatttatttgttataaatCTTTTTGAATAAAACCTGTGGGGGCTAGCCAATCAACAGGTCCATTAAGGTCTGGAtcgttgggcctgtggcccatccgaggatgcacatccgtccgaggaggccaagtcaTGTCATAAGGGTAATTACCGAGGGAGGGTAGTAGTCAATATCACGAAAGTAGAGTTCCGTGttcgtccgaggacgccatactcctcggcagtatgcgtccgaggacgatcagcaCGCGGTCTTGTTACAACTGGACCTCGGAATTACTTCACCACTAAAGATGGGATaacagaccaagggtaagaaagaaaagacaaacaaatatctataactacagctgcctccgcattaattttctctcaaccaactctctggccgtattaatgtggaggtgatacctgaatagtaaggaggcagccttacagctgcccataggaagttccaggaggtgctagatgggacagaaagaaatctctcgaacccaacctacacgtgtgtggtgaggatggaacacagagggtggtatataaact includes the following:
- the LOC115987311 gene encoding organic cation/carnitine transporter 3-like; this translates as MADSTPLLSQPNSAESQSTTPPLEKHRPSLDSSIEQCIGVFGWAQFFQTLLVSLAWLFDAQQTFISVFTDAYPTWHCTTHQHGCDSVSNICYLPKNSWAWDWPSYTSIISEWKLECSSSIITGLPASSFFMGCLVGGFVLATLADSSLGRKNMIFLSCLTMSLSSLLTVFSTNIWVYSALRLVCGFGRATIGTSALVLTAELVGKRWRGQVGVIGFFCFTIGFLSLPAIAYLNRGSSWRSLYLWTSIPGIFYSMLVHFFVRESPRWLFVRGRKEEAVATLKSIATPSHSSCLTWSFSEVSFQEERWNNGNVFSTIKMLVQKRWAFRRLLPVLVIGFGVGMVYYGMPLGLGNLSFNLYLSVTLNALAEIPSSLITMLLIGKLNRKFSVLAFTTLSGIFSIMCALKGEVWTRLQIGLELVSFFSACTAFDILLIFTIELFPTSVRNTAASLVRQAVVFGGVFGPILVAADRRDGISSYGVFGLVIGCCGLFAVCLPETRGRALCDTMDEEEHKEKAICDGEGDVLA